One genomic segment of Linepithema humile isolate Giens D197 chromosome 5, Lhum_UNIL_v1.0, whole genome shotgun sequence includes these proteins:
- the Syx8 gene encoding syntaxin-8 gives MALVNIEGIDPWLMEYDACEKLFREIMEQLTMRDGELKTSKTYASLSANIRLRMKQYTREVQQLKSKVDEASKSRTITFEEAERRTRQVEQLQSKDIQLQKLYDPRTTDYASSRANLLRASSSVFADGGTTSWAADDDDERPLDVQVSVTDLMSHQERVLKEQDKGLDELCKVIARQKEIGQTISSEVNHQNEIIDDLADHMDRTDESLINKTQQVRNIHSKDRTCAYWVVIVLLFIAIVAVALV, from the exons ATGGCACTCGTCAACATTGAAGGCATCGATCCTtg gCTCATGGAATATGATGCATGTGAGAAATTGTTCCGTGAAATTATGGAACAACTCACTATGCGCGATGGAGAACTAAAGACATCGAAAACTTATGCTAGCTTATCAGCCAATATAAGGTTACGTATGAAGCAGTATACAAGAGAAGTCCAACAATTAAAGAGCAAAGTGGATGAAGCTTCTAAATCAAGAACAAT AACGTTTGAAGAAGCTGAGCGAAGAACAAGGCAAGTGGAACAGTTGCAAAGTAAGGATATTCagttacaaaaattgtatgaTCCACGTACAACTGATTATGCATCATCGCGTGCTAATCTATTAAGAGCAAGCTCATCAGTTTTTGCCGATGGTGGTACAACTTCTTGGGCTGCTGACGATGATGACGAGAGACCGTTGGATGTACAAGTGTCTGTTACTGATCTTATGAGTCATCAAGAACGTGTATTAAAgg AACAAGACAAAGGTTTAGATGAACTATGTAAAGTGATAGCTCGCCAAAAAGAAATTGGGCAAACTATTAGCAGTGAAGTGAATCACCAAAATg aaataattgatgATTTGGCTGATCATATGGACAGAACTGATGAATCTTTGATCAACAAAACTCAACAAGTCCGTAATATACATTCCAAAGATCGTACATGTGCTTATTGGGTGGTGatagttttactttttatcgcTATTGTTGCTGTTGCTTTAGTTTAA